GGTGGGGGTAATACTTCTTGGCCGCTTCGAACATGCGGTTGCCGGCCCGAGTGTTGGTGCGCTCGTTGCCGAAGTTATTCGCCGCGGCGATCTCGACGATATGGCCGCGTGACAACCAAAAGTAAAAATAGGGTGTGGTGAACTCGGGGATCAGTTCGATGCGGCGCATCTCTTCCGGGTCGCGGCCGATCTCCTTGGCGAACTCGACCAGATATTCCGGGTGGGGCGCCTCTTCATGGGCATAGGCGATGTATTTCAAGGCCAGATCGGGGTCGTGGCAACGCTGAATCCAAGCGCACATGATCGACGGGATATGTTTGAGATAGGCGTACCATTGAGACATGACTTGAAACAGCTGTTCCTGGCTTAGTTTGCCGCTGCACCAAGCATCGTAATAGGGCGAAGCGATAATCTCGCGGCGCAGCGGTTCGAGCTCCCGATCCAACCATTCGACAAATTCATCGCCGGACATTGTCATAGGACTTTCCTTCCTGAGTTGGAATTATACCAGGTCATCTGAGATCTTCGGGGATGATCCGCCCGTCATCGACGATGGTTTGACCGTCGAGCTCGAACTTGGCGCGGCGCAGGATCAGGTCTTCGTGCGCCATCGTCTTGTTCTTACCGCCCAAGCGGTAGTTGGCGCCGAAAGCGATCTGAATGTTTCCATAGGTCGAGCGCACTTCGCGGGCGCCATCTTCGGTGCCGCGTTGGGCGATCTCCGACCAGTGCGCGCGGTGGTCGGTGCCCCAGCCGATATGCGAGATGATATACGCTTCGGGATCGTTGGCTTGCTCCAAACGGTCTTTCAGCAACACGGCATCGACACCGCCGTCGATGCTCTTGATCGTACCGTTCGCCACTTCTATGCGTATCGGCTCGCTGACGTAGCGGCCCAACATGACCAGTAAGTCGCCGACATCGAGTACCAGCGTGCCATTGGCGGTCTCTTCTTCCGGCGCGCAGTAGAGAAATCCCGACGGCCAACTATCCCAACGGCCTTTCTCGTCGCTGATGCCCAGCTGGGTCAATCCTTTGCGGCCTTTTTTGCGCATGGTCAGATTCGCCCCGGCCGTGGATGTGAGGCGAATTTCCGCCGCGCGTTCGAGCCAGGCAGCGCCATTGGCGGTCCGCCGGCGCACTTCTTCGGTGGGAAAACATCGGCGCAATTGATCTTCGATCGCTTTGACTTGCAACACGCGAGTGCCGCCAGCCAGGACCTCGGTCAAGCCTTCGCCGTAGATATACAACGTGCTGCCGGTGGACAGATCGATGACAAAGTCGGCATTCTTGAGCACGCGAATCACCGGCGCGAGGTCGTTGTTTTTACCGTCGCCCAGAGGCAAGAACGGAATCTTCACTTCGAAGACGCTGCCGGCCAATTCTTTGGCCGCGGCGAGAAAGGCGGCAACATAGTTGGGATTGGTCCGGGTGTCGGTAAACAAGACGACAGTTTCTCGGCGTTGGACTTTGCAAAGGCGCAATTCCGCCAACGTCAAGCCGACGAGATCGCCGCCCATCTCAGCCGTGATCGGAAAACGAACGGTCATAGGATTTCTCCCTGATTAGTAAAACTGACAGATGCTCGGCGCATTACTTATCCGCTTCCTTTTCCAATTGGCTGACATACTGGCTGTCGATCAGATTATTGGCCGCCAGTTTGGCGACATTGGCATCTGATCGCCCAAGAAAATCTTTGACGACACGAACTCCCTCGACGGCGGGAGACGGCACGTCCTTATAGAGCGGCGCGTGGACGCGCCAGGTTTCTTCCAGTACCGCCTGATCTTTGATCTGCATGAACTGGGCGAGCCCTTTCATCGCCGCTTCCTTATTGGCCTTGTATAACCGCAGTCCTTTGCCCATGGCCGACAGCACTTTGTAAACTTCAGCGCCCTGGCGCTGTTGTGTGCCGCGCAAAACCACGAAGGAGGCGGCGGAAGACGGAATGCCGAGACTGGAGAGATCGACGAGTAAATTCAAACCCGCCTGCTTGGCGAGCAGCGTGAGCGGCGGGGCGACGAAGGTCGCCTGCACGATGCCGCTCTTGAGCGCGGCAAAACGCGAAGTCTGCGCGCCGATCTGGATCAGCGAGACATCTTTTTCCGCTGTCAAATTTAGTTTCTCTAAAACCGTGCGTGCGAGGAATTCCGTGTAGTCGCCCAGACGGTCGATGGCGAGTTTGGCGCCCTTCAACTCCGCCGCTGACTTGATCGCCGAATGGGTGATCAGCGTGAGCACTTCCTTGTCCATCACACCGCCGACGAACTTGACCTCGGCGCCCTGGCCGGCGGCGCGGATCGGACTCGCCGCGGCGACGATCATCATTTTGATATCGCCGGCGAGAAACGCCTGGGTGATCTGCGGGCCGCCGATGTAGACAAACTGTGGCTGGATGCCTTGCTGTTCAAGCAATCGTTGCTGCTGAATCAAACCGATGAAGCCGTAGGTGCCGCCGTTGGATGAGTATCCGATCGGAAAGTCGGCGAGCGGCGCCGCGGCATGGCTAGCAGCGCCGAAATGGCTGGATGCCAACAATACCGAGAGAGCGATGAGTTGATACATCGCGATCATGCTTTTTCCCCTCCAACGGACGGGCCCTCAATCAACAAGCCAAACATGGATTAGCCCGCCTTACTCCCGCCGGAGGGCCAGTCGGTGATGAACCGTTTGCATAGCCCATTCTGGCCGAGAATTTTCAACTGCAACGATTTTTTCGCCGCCGCCGTGGCCTTGGCTTGCAGCTCATCGGTGGTGGCGTATTTTTTCAACACGTAAACACCGAGATTGGCGTGGTCGCCTTCTTCCTCGGCGTGGTCTTCGAAAAACTTGACTAGCGACGGGTAGGGGTAGTACTTCACCGTCGCGTCGTACATGGCGTGTCCCTTGCGGGTGTTGGTGCGCTCGTTGCCGAAGTTATTGGCCGCGGCGACCTCGACGATGTGGCCGCGGGACAGCCAGTAGTAAAAATAGGGTGTGGTAAATTCCGGGATCAGCACGGCTTGGCGCATCTCTTCGGGGTCGCGCCCGAGTTCCTTGGCGAAGGCAACAAGGTACTCGGGGTGTCCGGCTTCCTCGTGCATGTAGGCGATATATTTTTGCTGCACGTCGACGTAGGGGCAGTGTTCAATCCAGGCCGCGAGAATATGCGGGATCTCGCGCAAGTAGGCATAGCGCTGCTTCATCAATTCGAAAACTTGGTCGATGCTCAGTTTGCCGCTGCACCAGGCTTCGAAATATATCGACCCCGAGGCTTCACGGCGCAGCGGTTCGAGCTCGCGGTCTAACCACTCGACAAACTCGTCACCGGATCTTGGCATGGCTTATCCTCCCAGCAGACGTTATCACTTAATTCCCAATTCTTTTTGCGCTTGATGGAGCAGAGTGAAATC
This Deltaproteobacteria bacterium DNA region includes the following protein-coding sequences:
- a CDS encoding ABC transporter substrate-binding protein; the protein is MIAMYQLIALSVLLASSHFGAASHAAAPLADFPIGYSSNGGTYGFIGLIQQQRLLEQQGIQPQFVYIGGPQITQAFLAGDIKMMIVAAASPIRAAGQGAEVKFVGGVMDKEVLTLITHSAIKSAAELKGAKLAIDRLGDYTEFLARTVLEKLNLTAEKDVSLIQIGAQTSRFAALKSGIVQATFVAPPLTLLAKQAGLNLLVDLSSLGIPSSAASFVVLRGTQQRQGAEVYKVLSAMGKGLRLYKANKEAAMKGLAQFMQIKDQAVLEETWRVHAPLYKDVPSPAVEGVRVVKDFLGRSDANVAKLAANNLIDSQYVSQLEKEADK